A stretch of DNA from Candidatus Zixiibacteriota bacterium:
CGCTCAGTGACTGATACCAGCATTATATTCATAACACCAACGCCCCCGACTGTGAGGCCAACGGATGAAATTACAATCATAGCTATATATATAACATTGGCGATATCACCGGCCATGTCTTTTAACTTATCCTGCGTCCAGACGGCGAAATCGTTATCTTTATCATAAGGAACGCCGCGAATTCCCCGCATGGTCGTGATTACTTCTTCCATAGCCTGATCAATTTTATCGGGACCGTCGGCAGAAACTCGAAGAAACAATGCCTTTTCCCAAGGAATAAGTTTTTCAAAAGTTCCATAAGGAATCGCGACAAAATTGTTTACCCCTCCCGCATTAACAAATGAATTGTCAAGTTTCTCCAGGACGCCGACAACAAGAAATTCTCGAGTATTAATTCTAATATTTTTATTTATCGGGTCGTCATTGGGGAAAAGCGCGGTCGCAACATCATCGCCCAAAACGCATACCATAGCCCGGCGTTGTTCCTCAAACTCATTAAAGAATCTTCCGCGATTTAATACTCGATTTGTAACTTTTATATAGTCCGGTAAAGTTCCGAACATAGCAGGGTAATTAGCCTGATTATTCTTATATTTTATAACATTACCGCCACTGGCTCTATAGTAATTTTCCGGAGCAACGGCTGAGACTGATGGACAATTTTCACGAATCGCCTGGGCCGCTTCAAAATCAATCCATTTACGATTTCTATCTTCTTCTGATAGCTCCCCCCTATCCACATCAGGCGCAAAACGAGTAACAAATATGACGTTTGATCCAAGTCCTTCAATTTCGCTGACGAGTTTTTTATCAAGCCCTGCAATAATCGAAGCCAATCCCAAAACAGTCGCTACAGCAATAAGAACTCCGAGAATCGTCATTCCTGCCCGGAATTTATTGGATCTAATCGCGTCCATTGCAAGACCAATTCCATCGCGTATTTCAATGAGACTAATCATAACTTTACTCGTAACTTAACGCCTTTATAGGATCAAGTTTGGCCGCTTTCATAGCCGGATATATCCCAAAAAACATACCGACCCCGGTAGATATTAGTATTCCCGCGATAATGGCGAATAATGACG
This window harbors:
- a CDS encoding ABC transporter permease, which translates into the protein MISLIEIRDGIGLAMDAIRSNKFRAGMTILGVLIAVATVLGLASIIAGLDKKLVSEIEGLGSNVIFVTRFAPDVDRGELSEEDRNRKWIDFEAAQAIRENCPSVSAVAPENYYRASGGNVIKYKNNQANYPAMFGTLPDYIKVTNRVLNRGRFFNEFEEQRRAMVCVLGDDVATALFPNDDPINKNIRINTREFLVVGVLEKLDNSFVNAGGVNNFVAIPYGTFEKLIPWEKALFLRVSADGPDKIDQAMEEVITTMRGIRGVPYDKDNDFAVWTQDKLKDMAGDIANVIYIAMIVISSVGLTVGGVGVMNIMLVSVTERTREIGVRKAIGAKRLNIIIQFLTEAMTLSATGGVLGIIAGILLALLAKLLFSLPFTVSILWMCIGFSVSIMVGLVAGIYPAFKAARTDPIISLRYE